A region from the Brassica napus cultivar Da-Ae chromosome C8, Da-Ae, whole genome shotgun sequence genome encodes:
- the LOC106446599 gene encoding epidermal growth factor receptor substrate 15-like 1: MAAARPAASQDLFDAYFRRADLDGDGRISGAEAVAFFQGSNLPKNVLAQVWSYADAKKAGYLGRAEFYNALKLVTVAQSRRELTPEIVKAAVYSPASANIPAPKINLAATPSPQPRGVVPATQAQGGASLPSVPAGMRGPQMGGTVSTSNQQVVPGQQNQFTGPSSSQPQQNFQSQGMPAGGTSAPRPATQPMPSDWLSGRSAGPSGQVNSQIPSNQSGYGLTAPNSVANNIPKPHMTTAVISSTTARPQESAPVHKPQDSSAHSGARALDAPSSQLAASGNGFPSDSLFGDVFTVASSQPKQQSAGTMSMGISPSSGTTGSTVGVGLAASSQVTQRQSQPQPQPRPQHHPRPQIQIQHQPHPHPQSQAPLPRMTPAAVQKYAKVFVQVDTDRDGKITGHQARNLFLSWKLPREALKQVWDLSDQDNDSMLSLREFCIAVYLMERYREGRPLPPVFPSTIISSESMFTSPSQSVAPQGNASWGHTHGQVHGAPRPPAIPKGKPPRPVPLSPSDGMVQSTQPKRKMPELEKHLVDQLSKEEQDSLNSKFEEATAIDKKVDDLEKEIADSKQKIEFFHAKMQELVLYKSRCDNRYNEITERVSGDKRELESLAKKYEEKYKKSGNVGSKLTIEEATFRDIQEKKMELYQAIVKFEEGKLDDSIVKERTEHIQSGLEELIKNLNERCKQYGVRGKPTSLVELPFGWQPGIQEGAADWDEDWDKLEEEGFTFAKELTMDVQNVIAPPKEKSSTWKKEVTASSNEGENLTSSDVESKKEKNASTREEASEHSDGKADRNGSLDDSDVRKGVEADGSPGTKDTTSENGHDDGESTASAGKTINEPSYDSHDETDDHGKDKKHDSDFGFGFGFDDFSIKPIKTGSTLSNDFLPPKLSIFSDSVPSPPANANDGFTAKPSLFADSVPSTPATTTASYSGQKSYFDESVPSTPAYAGKSFFDDSVPSTPAYPGNLFPEKKSFFDDSVPSTPAYSTSDFGGKPFASETPRSDNLFPGRSPFMFDSVPSTPAAHDDFSSNSFSRFDSFNSNNNNDAFSLSRSDSMRSTSEPDPFASRFDSFNYQRYDSFNAQSYDNNNASETPKASLTRFDSIGSTRDSDYSHGYGFDDHDPFGSTGLFKTTTSTAETPRSTDHWNAF; encoded by the exons ATGGCAGCGGCGAGGCCGGCGGCGAGCCAGGATCTGTTCGATGCGTATTTCAGGAGAGCGGATTTGGATGGAGATGGTCGTATCAGTGGAGCTGAGGCTGTCGCTTTCTTCCAAGGCTCTAATTTGCCTAAGAACGTCCTTGCTCAG GTATGGTCTTACGCAGATGCGAAAAAAGCTGGTTACCTTGGTCGAGCGGAGTTTTATAATGCTCTAAAGTTGGTAACTGTGGCGCAAAGTAGACGGGAATTAACTCCTGAGATAGTCAAGGCTGCAGTCTATAGTCCTGCTTCTGCCAATATCCCTGCTCCCAAAATAAATCTTGCTGCGACACCCTCTCCACAGCCCAGGGGAGTTGTGCCTGCTACACAAGCTCAGGGAGGCGCGTCACTGCCATCAGTACCGGCTGGTATGAGAGGGCCTCAGATGGGTGGAACCGTAAGCACTAGTAACCAGCAAGTAGTCCCGGGCCAGCAGAACCAATTTACTGGGCCATCTTCATCTCAACCACAGCAAAACTTTCAAAGCCAGGGTATGCCAGCTGGAGGGACTAGTGCGCCTCGTCCTGCAACCCAACCTATGCCATCTGATTGGCTCAGCGGCAGAAGTGCCGGGCCCTCTGGGCAAGTGAATTCTCAAATTCCTTCGAATCAAAGTGGATATGGTTTGACAGCACCTAACTCAGTTGCTAACAATATACCAAAACCGCATATGACAACTGCAGTAATAAGTTCTACAACAGCCAGACCTCAAGAATCAGCGCCTGTGCATAAGCCCCAAGATTCATCTGCTCATTCAGGTGCTCGTGCTCTAGATGCTCCATCCAGTCAACTGGCTGCATCAGGAAACGGTTTTCCCTCTGACTCACTTTTCGGAGATGTGTTTACAGTTGCTTCCTCGCAGCCAAAACAACAGTCTGCGGGAACTATGTCAATGGGCATCTCACCTTCTTCTGGTACAACTGGCTCTACTGTTGGAGTTGGGCTTGCAGCTTCCAGTCAGGTGACCCAGCGTCAGTCTCAGCCCCAACCCCAACCCCGACCACAGCACCACCCCCGACCCCAAATCCAAATCCAACACCAACCCCACCCCCACCCCCAGTCCCAAGCCCCTTTGCCAAGAATGACTCCAGCTGCCGTCCAGAAATATGCAAAGGTATTTGTGCAAGTTGACACTGATAGGGACGGCAAGATCACTGGGCATCAGGCTCGGAATCTGTTCTTAAGTTGGAAGCTCCCGCGAG AGGCTTTGAAGCAGGTATGGGATTTATCTGATCAAGATAATGATAGCATGCTTTCCTTGAGAGAGTTCTGTATTGCTGTCTATCTAATGGAGCGTTATAGAGAGGGCCGACCTCTTCCCCCTGTGTTCCCAAGCACTATAATATCTAGTGAGAGCATGTTTACCTCTCCTAGTCAATCTGTGGCACCACAAGGCAATGCATCCTGGGGACATACACATG GTCAAGTTCATGGGGCCCCGAGGCCACCAGCTATTCCCAAAGGAAAGCCTCCAAGGCCGGTCCCTCTCTCTCCTAGTGATGGAATGGTCCAGTCCACTCAGCCAAAGCGTAAAATGCCTGAGTTGGAAAAACATCTGGTGGATCAACTTAGCAAAGAGGAGCAAGATTCGCTCAACTCAAAGTTTGAAGAAGCCACTGCTATTGATAAAAAG GTGGACGACCTTGAAAAGGAAATAGCTGATTCCAAGCAGAAAATTGAGTTCTTCCATGCTAAGATGCAGGAACTT GTTTTATACAAGAGTAGATGTGACAACCGGTACAATGAGATTACGGAGAGAGTCTCGGGTGATAAACGTGAG CTTGAATCTCTAGCAAAAAAATACGAGGAGAAATACAAGAAGTCTGGCAATGTAGGCTCTAAATTGACTATTGAAGAGGCGACATTCCGCGATATACAG gagaagaagatggaatTGTACCAGGCCATAGTCAAATTTGAAGAAGGCAAGCTTGATGATAGTATTGTTAAG GAGCGCACTGAACACATCCAATCGGGACTTGAGGAactaattaaaaatttgaatgaGCGCTGCAAACAATATGGAGTACGTGGCAAACCCACTTCTCTGGTGGAGCTTCCTTTTG GTTGGCAACCTGGAATCCAAGAAGGTGCTGCTGATTGGGATGAAGATTGGGATAAATTAGAGGAGGAAG gGTTTACCTTCGCCAAGGAACTCACAATGGATGTCCAAAATGTCATTGCCCCACCAAAGGAAAAATCATCTACTTGGAAGAAAGAAGTCACCGCCTCTTCAAATGAAGGTGAAAACCTTACATCCTCAGATGTTGAGtctaaaaaggagaaaaatgcaAGCACTCGAGAAGAGGCATCAGAACATTCAGACGGTAAAGCAGATAGAAACGGATCTCTGGATGACTCTGATGTTAGAAAGGGTGTTGAAGCCGATGGTTCACCCGGAACCAAAGATACGACGAG TGAAAATGGCCATGATGATGGTGAATCTACTGCTTCTGCTGGCAAAACTATAAACGAACCTAGTTATGACTCTCACGATGAGACAGATGACCACGGAAAG GACAAGAAGCATGATAGTGATTTTGGATTCGGGTTCGGATTCGATGACTTCAGCATTAAGCCTATAAAAACGGGTTCAACCCTATCAAACGACTTCCTCCCTCCAAAGCTATCTATATTTTCCGATTCTGTCCCAAGCCCTCCGGCAAATGCAAATGACGGTTTCACTGCAAAACCTTCCTTGTTTGCTGACTCCGTCCCGAGCACTCCAGCAACAACCACTGCCTCTTACTCAGGCCAGAAATCATACTTCGATGAGTCTGTTCCAAGCACTCCTGCTTACGCAGGTAAATCATTCTTCGACGACTCGGTTCCAAGCACTCCTGCTTATCCTGGAAACTTGTTTCCCGAGAAGAAATCCTTCTTCGACGACTCCGTCCCAAGCACACCTGCTTACAGCACGTCTGATTTTGGTGGGAAGCCGTTTGCATCAGAGACTCCTCGTTCGGACAACTTGTTCCCAGGAAGAAGTCCCTTCATGTTCGACTCTGTCCCAAGCACACCTGCAGCACACGATGACTTCTCTTCCAACAGCTTCTCCCGCTTCGATTCATTCAACAGCAATAACAACAACGACGCTTTCTCTCTATCCCGCTCAGACTCGATGCGCAGCACAAGCGAGCCAGATCCATTCGCGTCTAGGTTTGATTCTTTCAACTATCAGAGATATGATTCCTTCAATGCACAAAGCTATGACAACAACAACGCTTCAGAGACACCTAAAGCTTCGTTGACGAGGTTTGACTCGATTGGAAGCACTAGAGACTCCGATTACAGTCACGGGTATGGGTTCGATGATCATGACCCGTTTGGTTCTACGGGACTATTCAAAACAACTACAAGTACAGCTGAGACACCTCGGAGTACGGATCATTGGAATGCCTTCTAG
- the LOC106448584 gene encoding protein translocase subunit SECA2, chloroplastic: MSTVLNLVNLPNTCHPAPCSLSRSNTLPWTKPFLSGVFLARPVTQIQRCDVVQRSRVSASLLGNLGRLKRNLQDVTSMNYWVVRDYYRLVQSVNSVERHIQSLSDEQLKAKTLEFRERLARGESLADLQAEAFAVVREAAKRTIGMRHFDVQIIGGGVLHDGSIAEMKTGEGKTLVSTLAAYLNALTGEGVHVVTVNDYLAQRDAEWMGRVHRFLGLSVGLIQRGMKAEERKFNYGCDITYTNNSELGFDYLRDNLTSNSEQLVMRWPKPFHFAIVDEVDSVLIDEGRNPLLISGEANENAARYPVAAKVAELLVKDSHYKVELKENSVELTEEGISLAEMALETGDLWDENDPWARFVMNALKAKEFYKRDVQYIVRNGKALIINELTGRVEEKRRWSEGVHQAVEAKEGLEIQADSIVVAQITYQSLFKLYPKLSGMTGTAKTEEKEFLKMFQIPVIEVPTNLSNIRIDLPIQAFATARGKWEYVRREVEDMFGQGRPVLVGTTSVENSEYLSALLKEWGIPHNVLNARPKYAAREADFIAQAGRKYAITISTNMAGRGTDIILGGNPKMLAREIIENSVLSYLTSEVLADDIDDNELSQKVLSKIKVGPSSLALLARASLMAKYVGKSESKSWSRKKAKSVVTESLEKSQTMDPMELQNLVNEQSEMYPLGPAIALAYLSVLKDCEAHCLYEGSEVKRLGGLHVIGTSLHESRRIDNQLRGRAGRQGDPGSTRFMVSLQDEMFQKFNFDTEWAVRLISKITNDEDLPIEGDTIVKQLLALQINAEKYFFGIRKSLVEFDEVLEVQRKHVYDLRQLLLTGDNESCSQHIYQYMQAVVDEIVVGNSDPHKHPRNWNLAKLLKEFMAISGNLLDDSFSGITEGTMLQALENLHETSSIDMDNFHLPHLPKPPNAFRGIRRKNASLRRWLDICSDDLTGSGRYRTSINLLRKFLGDYLIASYLSAVQESGFDDGYVKEIERAVLLKTLDCFWRDHLVNMNKLSSAVNVRSFAHRNPLEEYKIDGCRFFISMLSATRRLTIESILQYWSTPMESQELFVL; this comes from the exons ATGAGCACTGTTTTGAATCTTGTGAACCTTCCTAATACATGCCATCCAGCTCCCTGCTCACTGTCTCGAAGTAATACGCTCCCATGGACAAAGCCATTTTTATCTGGTGTTTTTCTCGCTCGGCCCGTCACGCAGATTCAGAGGTGTGACGTTGTTCAGAGAAGCCGTGTCTCTGCTTCCCTATTG GGGAATTTGGGTCGTCTGAAGAGGAATTTACAAGATGTTACGAGCATGAACTATTGGGTTGTGCGGGACTACTACCGTCTTGTGCAATCTGTTAACTCCGTCGAACGACATATTCAAAGCCTTTCGGATGAACAG CTGAAAGCCAAAACTTTAGAATTTCGGGAAAGGTTAGCACGTGGGGAGTCCCTAGCTGATTTGCAAGCTG AGGCCTTTGCTGTCGTTCGTGAAGCTGCAAAGAGAACAATTGGGATGCGTCATTTTGATGTGCAG ATAATTGGTGGAGGAGTGCTTCATGATGGATCCATTGCAGAGATGAAGACAGGTGAAGGGAAAACACTAGTCTCTACCTTAGCTGCATATCTTAATGCATTAACTGGCGAGGGCGTTCATG TGGTTACTGTGAATGATTACCTGGCCCAGCGTGATGCAGAATGGATGGGTCGTGTTCACCGCTTCTTAGGCCTTTCAGTTGGTCTCATTCAG AGAGGAATGAAAGCTGAAGAGAGGAAATTCAACTATGGCTGTGATATAACATACACCAATAACTCG GAGCTCGGATTTGATTATCTGCGTGATAACCTTACTTCAAACAGTGAACAACTTGTGATGAGATG GCCAAAACCATTTCACTTTGCAATAGTTGACGAAGTGGATTCAGTCCTTATTGATGAAGGCAGAAATCCTTTGCTTATAAGTGGTGAG GCTAATGAAAATGCCGCACGATATCCAGTTGCTGCTAAAGTGGCTGAACTTCTCGTAAAAGATAGT CATTATAAAGTTGAATTGAAAGAGAATTCAGTGGAACTCACGGAAGAAGGTATATCTCTTGCTGAAATGGCTCTTGAGACGGGTGATTTATGGGATGAAAACGATCCATGGGCCAG GTTTGTTATGAATGCTTTAAAAGCTAAAGAATTTTACAAGCGTGATGTCCAATATATTGTGCGAAATGGGAAAGCACTTATAATTAATGAG ttGACTGGAAGAGTTGAAGAGAAAAGGAGATGGTCGGAAGGAGTCCACCAAGCTGTGGAGGCTAAAGAAGGTCTCGAAATTCAG GCTGATTCAATTGTTGTGGCCCAAATAACCTATCAGTCGCTCTTTAAACTATATCCAAAGCTCTCGGGGATGACTGGGACAGCAAAAACAGAG GAGAAAGAGTTTTTGAAAATGTTCCAGATACCTGTTATTGAAGTTCCTACAAATTTGTCAAATATTCGGATCGATCTACCTATTCAAGCTTTTGCA ACTGCTCGAGGTAAATGGGAATATGTTCGTCGAGAAGTTGAAGATATGTTTGGACAAGGTCGACCTGTTTTAGTAGGAACAACAAG TGTAGAGAATTCTGAATATTTATCAGCATTGCTGAAAGAATGGGGTATTCCTCACAATGTCCTGAATGCGCGACCCAAG TATGCTGCCAGGGAAGCTGACTTTATAGCCCAAGCAGGAAGAAAATATGCCATCACCATTTCTACGAATATGGCTGGCAGAGGCACTGACATTATTCTAGGAGGAAATCCAAAG ATGCTTGCAAGGGAAATCATAGAGAATAGCGTCCTTTCATATTTAACAAGTGAAGTTTTGGCAGATGATATTGACGATAATGAATTATCACAGAAG GTGTTGTCAAAAATAAAAGTGGGACCATCGTCATTAGCTTTACTAGCCAGAGCTTCTCTTATGG CAAAATACGTTGGCAAAAGTGAAAGTAAAAGCTGGAGCAGGAAAAAAGCAAAGTCAGTGGTCACAGAATCTTTGGAGAAAAGCCAGACCATGGATCCTATGGAACTTCAGAATCTTGTCAACGAGCAGTCAGAAATGTACCCTTTAGGCCCTGCTATCGCTCTAGCTTATCTATCCGTCTTAAAGGACTGTGAGGCCCATTGTCTGTATGAAGGGTCTGAAGTGAAGAGGCTTGGAGGTCTTCATGTGATCGGGACATCTTTGCATGAGTCTCGGAGGATTGATAATCAG CTTCGTGGCAGAGCTGGAAGGCAAGGGGATCCTGGATCCACGCGTTTTATGGTTAG CTTGCAAGATGAGATGTTTCAGAAGTTCAATTTTGATACTGAGTGGGCAGTGAGACTTATATCAAAGATTACAAACGATGAAGATTTACCAATTGAAGGTGACACAATAGTAAAACAG CTTCTAGCTCTCCAGATAAATGCAGAGAAATACTTCTTTGGTATAAGAAAAAGCCTGGTCGAGTTTGACGAAGTGCTAGAG gttcAAAGGAAGCATGTCTATGACCTAAGGCAACTGCTTTTGACGGGTGATAACGAAAGTTGCTCCCAGCATATTTACCA GTACATGCAAGCTGTTGTAGATGAAATTGTCGTTGGAAATTCTGATCCACATAAG CATCCACGAAATTGGAACTTGGCCAAGTTATTGAAGGAGTTTATGGCTATTTCAGGGAACCTACTGGATG ATTCATTTTCTGGGATCACAGAAGGAACCATGTTACAAGCCCTTGAAAACCTGCATGAGACAAGTTCGATAGATATGGATAACTTCCACCTTCCGCACCTTCCAAAACCTCCAAACGCTTTCAGGGGAATACGCAGAAAAAATGCTTCCCTAAGACGGTGGCTCGATATTTGCTCCGATGATTTGACAGG GAGTGGGAGGTACAGAACATCAATCAATCTTCTCCGGAAGTTCCTCGGTGATTATCTGATTGCTTCCTACTTGAGTGCTGTTCAAGAATCTGGCTTTGATGATGGTTACGTAAAAGAAATAGAG AGAGCGGTTCTCTTAAAGACGTTGGATTGCTTCTGGAGAGATCATCTTGTGAACATGAATAAACTAAGCTCAGCG GTGAATGTCAGAAGTTTTGCGCATAGAAACCCTCTGGAAGAATATAAAATCGATGGATGTCGCTTTTTCATCTCAATGCTGAGTGCAACCAGAAGGCTAACTATAGAATCAATCTTGCAGTACTGGTCAACCCCAATGGAATCCCAAGAACTATTTGTATTATAA
- the LOC106446600 gene encoding keratinocyte-associated protein 2 has protein sequence MAGVGTSMLVSVLLFTVVLSLQQVYRGKLASSELFTILGGFTSSLLFLFSLTFIGNLQESSGGKSSWGAVIIAEIIALVAASTVHRVCITTCFLFSAGLLYEMNKISGYMLSKAESKSKRH, from the exons ATGGCGGGAGTTGGAACATCCATGCTTGTCTCTGTTCTTCTGTTCACAGTGGTGCTCTCGCTCCAACAAGTGTACCGAGGCAAACTAGCGTCTTCTGAGCTGTTCACGATCCTTGGAGGCTTCACTAGCTCcctcctctttctcttctctctcact TTCATAGGAAATCTCCAGGAGTCTTCTGGTGGGAAGAGTAGCTGGGGTGCAG TGATTATTGCGGAAATCATAGCTCTTGTTGCTGCTAGCACGGTGCATCGAGTTTGTATTACAACCTG TTTCTTGTTCTCCGCTGGGCTGTTATACGAGATGAACAAGATCTCAGGATACATGCTCTCCAAAGCTGAGTCCAAATCTAAAAGGCACTGA
- the LOC106449893 gene encoding replication factor C subunit 4-like, with protein MAPVLESSTQPWVEKYRPRQVKDVAHQEEVVRVLTNTLETANCPHMLFYGPPGTGKTTTALAIAHQLFGPELYKSRVLELNASDDRGINVVRTKIKDFAAVAVGSNNRPGGYPCPSFKIIILDEADSMTEDAQNALRRTMETYSKVTRFFFICNYISRIIEPLASRCAKFRFKPLSEEVMSNRIMHICNEEGLNLGGEALSTLSSISQGDLRRAITYLQSGARLFGSTITSKDLLDVSGVVPLEVVGRFFTACKSGDFDIANKEVDNIVAEGYPASQITNQLFHIIVEAGDDITDNQKAKICKCLAETDKRLVDGADEYLQLLDVASNTIRALSEMAQDF; from the exons ATGGCGCCAGTTCTAGAGAGCAGCACACAGCCATGGGTTGAGAAATA CCGGCCGAGGCAGGTGAAGGACGTGGCGCATCAGGAGGAGGTGGTTCGTGTCCTCACCAACACTCTCGAGACTGCTAAC TGTCCGCACATGCTCTTTTACGGACCGCCAGGAACCGGAAAGACCACTACTGCACTTGCCATCGCCCACCAGCTATTTGG acCTGAGTTGTACAAGTCTAGGGTGTTGGAGCTGAATGCTAGTGACGACAGAGGGATTAATGTTGTTCGCACTAAGATCAAGGATTTCGCTGCTGTTGCTGTTGGCTCCAACAACCGTCCAGG cGGTTATCCTTGCCCATCATTTAAGATCATTATTCTCGATGAGGCTGATTCTATGACCGAAGATGCTCAG AACGCCTTGAGGCGCACAATGGAAACTTACTCCAAAGTCACAAGATTCTTTTTCATATGTAACTATATCAGCAG GATCATTGAGCCCCTTGCTTCAAGATGTGCAAAGTTCAGGTTCAAACCACTTTCTGAAGAAGTCATGAGTAACCGTATAATGCATATTTGTAATGAAGAAGGTCTCAACCTTGGTGGAGAG GCTCTTTCAACATTGAGCTCCATATCACAAGGTGATCTCCGTAGGGCCATCACGTATCTGCAG AGTGGTGCTCGGTTGTTTGGATCAACAATAACTTCTAAAGATTTACTCGATGTGTCTGGG GTAGTTCCTCTGGAGGTAGTCGGGAGATTTTTTACTGCATGCAAAAGTGGTGATTTCGATATTGCAAACAAGGAAGTGGACAACATAGTTGCAGAAGGATATCCTGCATCTCAAATCACCAATCag TTATTTCATATAATTGTTGAGGCTGGTGATGACATAACAGACAATCAAAAGGCTAAGATCTGCAAATGTCTAGCTGAAACAGATAAG CGACTTGTAGATGGTGCGGATGAATATCTGCAGCTTTTGGACGTGGCAAGCAATACAATTCGTGCACTCTCAGAAATGGCTCAAGACTTCTAA
- the LOC106446602 gene encoding SWI/SNF complex subunit SWI3C — MPASEDRRGKWKRRRRGGRRPKQEEEDMEEEDEDNNNNEEMEDADNNADELHQNGGAAPDPGRGTSEVVEDSGERISGFPSVVRRVVIRPHAYVTAVVAAERGCLMGEIKGQGLLLPSLENISYGQLQALSSVPADSLLLDPERSDGVSSGCVISPPSIMEGEGVVKRFGDKVHVLPMHSDWFAPNTVDRLERQVLPQYFCGKSPNHTPESYMRFRNAVVSKYMDNPEKALTISDCQGLVNGVDTEDLARVFRFLDHWGIINYCAAPQCHPGPSRDVSDVREDANGEVHVPSAALTSIDSLIRFDKPICRHKADEVSSSLPCSDVDLPDLDIRIREHLCENHCNHCSRPLPTVYFQSQKKEDVLLCSDCFHNARFVVGHSCIDFVRVDKSKDYRDQDGENWSDQETLLLLEAVELYNENWVQIADHVGSKSKAQCILHFLRLPVEDGLLDNVELPGVTDPANPTNGYDHRGRDSNGALPGSSEQDSDTEINLPFVKSPNPVMALVAFLASAVGPRVAASCAHECLTVLSADYRLESNGLQGKEPSLQHQDDNSGTQKTSCQNGAEAPTPLPQDKVMAAFRAGLSAASTKAKLFADHEEREIQRLSANIVNHQLKRMELKLKQFAEIETLLMKECEQVEKTRQRFAAERARMLSSRYGSAGGITPQANSSNLQGMSLSTGGGNNINTLLQQQLQQQQVSAGSSQPSMIPGFSNNPQVHAQMQFMARQQQQQQAFSFGPRLPLNAIQTSAGSTASPNVMFGNNQLNNPAGGAAASINQSSFSNPMVRSSTGSGSGSGLGLN; from the exons atgccagCTTCTGAAG ATAGAAGAGGGAAATGGAAACGGCGGAGGCGAGGCGGGAGGAGACCTAAGCAAGAGGAGGAAGATatggaggaagaagacgaggacaacaacaacaacgaggagatggaggatgctgataataaTGCCGATGAGCTTCACCAAAACGGAGGCGCAGCACCCGATCCGGGACGCGGTACTAGCGAGGTAGTTGAAGATAGCGGTGAGCGCATCTCTGGTTTCCCTTCTGTGGTGAGGCGCGTGGTGATACGCCCTCACGCGTATGTAACGGCTGTTGTGGCGGCTGAGAGGGGGTGTTTGATGGGGGAGATTAAAGGGCAGGGCTTGTTACTTCCTTCTCTGGAGAATATTTCGTATGGGCAGTTGCAGGCGTTGTCTAGTGTACCTGCTGATTCTTTGTTACTGGATCCTGAGAGGAGTGATGGAGTGTCTTCGGGTTGTGTTATCTCTCCACCCTCTATTATGGAAGGCGAAGGTGTTGTTAAACGGTTTGGGGATAAAGTTCATGTCTTGCCTATGCATTCAG ATTGGTTTGCACCAAACACAGTGGATCGGCTTGAAAGGCAAGTGTTGCCACAGTACTTCTGTGGAAAATCGCCAAACCATACACCAGAAAGTTATATGCGATTCAGGAACGCCGTTGTTTCGAAATATATGGATAACCCTGAGAAGGCACTGACGATTTCTGATTGCCAAGGATTGGTAAATGGTGTTGACACTGAAGATCTTGCACGAGTTTTCCGTTTTCTTGATCACTGGGGAATAATCAATTACTGTGCCGCTCCCCAGTGTCATCCTGGGCCTTCTAGGGATGTGTCTGATGTTAGGGAAGATGCAAATGGTGAGGTCCATGTGCCGTCTGCTGCTTTGACATCTATTGATAGTTTGATCAGATTTGATAAGCCCATCTGTAGACACAAGGCAGATGAAGTCAGTTCATCCTTGCCATGTTCGGATGTTGACCTCCCTGACTTAGACATCAGGATTCGTGAACACCTATGCGAGAACCACTGCAACCATTGTTCTAGACCGCTTCCAACTGTGTACTTCCAATCACAAAAGAAG GAGGATGTACTCTTATGCTCTGATTGTTTTCACAATGCAAGATTTGTGGTTGGGCATTCTTGTATTGACTTTGTAAGAGTGGATAAAAGCAAAGATTACAGGGATCAAGATGGAGAGAATTGGAGTGATCAAGAAACTCTCTTGCTTCTTGAAGCTGTGGAGCTCTACAATGAAAACTGGGTTCAGATTGCGGACCATGTCGGTTCCAAATCAAAAGCTCAGTGTATTCTTCATTTTCTTCGGTTACCTGTGGAGGATGGTCTTTTGGATAATGTTGAGCTTCCAGGTGTTACTGATCCGGCAAACCCTACAAATGGATATGATCACAGAGGAAGAGATTCAAATGGGGCTTTACCTG GATCTTCTGAGCAAGATTCTGACACTGAGATCAATCTTCCTTTTGTCAAGTCTCCGAATCCTGTTATGGCACTG gttgcatttttggCATCAGCTGTTGGACCTAGAGTTGCTGCGTCCTGTGCCCATGAGTGCCTCACGGTCCTATCTGCCGACTATAG GTTGGAATCTAATGGCTTGCAAGGAAAAGAACCCAGCTTGCAGCACCAAGATG ATAACTCGGGAACACAGAAAACATCCTGCCAAAACGGAGCAGAAGCACCGACGCCACTGCCACAGGACAAGGTTATGGCTGCATTTAGAGCCGGTCTATCAGCTGCATCGACAAAAGCAAAATTGTTTGCTGATCATGAGGAACGTGAAATCCAAAGACTTTCTGCAAATATTGTAAATCACCAG TTGAAGAGGATGGAGCTGAAGCTAAAGCAGTTTGCAGAAATAGAAACGTTGTTGATGAAAGAATGCGAACAAGTAGAGAAAACCCGTCAGAGATTTGCTGCAGAACGAGCACGTATGCTCTCTTCAAGATATGGATCAGCTGGAGGAATCACACCACAGGCTAATAGTAGTAATCTCCAAGGCATGTCTCTATCCACAGGTGGTGGTAACAACATCAATACTCTCCTGCAgcaacaactacaacaacagCAAGTTTCAGCTGGCTCTTCTCAACCAAGCATGATCCCAGGGTTTAGCAACAACCCACAAGTTCATGCGCAGATGCAGTTCATGGCAcgccaacaacaacaacaacaagcctTCTCATTTGGGCCGAGATTGCCTCTCAATGCGATACAGACCAGTGCAGGATCAACGGCTTCGCCGAATGTCATGTTTGGCAACAACCAACTCAATAACCCTGCAGGTGGAGCAGCAGCTTCCATCAACCAATCTTCGTTTAGCAACCCGATGGTTAGGTCTTCCACGGGTTCTGGATCCGGGTCCGGCTTAGGCTTGAACTAA